A genomic stretch from Methanobacterium sp. includes:
- a CDS encoding metallophosphoesterase gives MLIVLAIVALISVFAFIYYPFNNSSISSYNSASDNWNYNEFQKIDKNQANYSFVVYGDNRNSSGKFDQLINKVNGENILFSIDLGDLVNTGNIEEYRSFINQINRSNSPVLTVIGNHELMNDTKGSKYISIFGNSYYSFILQNSYFIVVDDANLIKIDNQQMQWLQNELQKSQNYKYRFVLMHVPLFDPQNATNKKEYDETALIDVNQSKQLNELFDQYNVTMIFASHVHAYYNGTWGKTPYIITGGAGAPLINSTPDHSFYHYILVTVTNDGVKYEVIKF, from the coding sequence TTGTTGATTGTGTTAGCAATAGTGGCTTTAATTTCTGTGTTTGCATTTATTTATTACCCTTTTAATAATTCTTCAATCTCTTCTTATAACTCTGCATCTGATAACTGGAACTACAATGAATTCCAAAAAATAGATAAAAATCAGGCCAATTATTCATTTGTGGTCTATGGGGACAACAGGAATTCATCTGGAAAATTTGATCAATTAATTAATAAAGTGAATGGAGAAAATATCTTATTTTCAATAGATCTTGGTGATTTAGTTAACACTGGAAATATAGAAGAATATAGATCATTTATAAACCAAATAAATCGATCCAATTCACCTGTTTTAACTGTTATTGGTAATCACGAACTTATGAATGATACTAAAGGATCTAAATATATTTCAATATTTGGAAATTCATATTATTCCTTTATTTTGCAGAATAGCTATTTCATCGTGGTTGATGATGCTAATCTAATAAAAATAGATAATCAACAGATGCAATGGCTACAAAATGAACTTCAAAAAAGTCAAAATTATAAATATCGCTTTGTTTTGATGCACGTGCCCCTATTTGACCCACAAAATGCAACTAATAAGAAAGAATACGATGAAACTGCATTAATAGACGTGAATCAATCAAAACAGCTAAACGAACTATTTGATCAATATAATGTGACAATGATATTTGCATCACATGTGCACGCATACTACAATGGAACATGGGGAAAAACACCTTACATAATAACTGGAGGGGCTGGAGCTCCATTAATCAATTCCACACCTGATCACAGCTTCTACCACTACATCCTTGTAACTGTAACCAATGACGGAGTTAAATATGAAGTTATCAAATTTTAA
- a CDS encoding TrmB family transcriptional regulator, which yields MTEISNDLIESLKTMGLTEYEAKVYSALVLFERAQVKKVYEYLNVPKPSVYQSLKGLMDKGLVMMVSSKPAIYRAVPPKIALKHLIEIHQNAEKSALTELKQLEASGLETESPDIIWTLFGKNNVEHSMEELISKAHDSMKLILPTEYMEYLSFVSNKDLKIELLFFRESDSTFNRYGLKNLQVHDGYKMDISDFGKLSKYLDKHPLPSKQYSKFILVLIDDEEVMYVPSFPGKTNSGINSKNQYLIAMVKLIFGAVWEHTPEFQLDITE from the coding sequence ATGACAGAAATATCAAATGACCTTATTGAATCCCTTAAAACCATGGGACTTACGGAATACGAGGCCAAAGTGTACTCTGCACTGGTATTATTTGAACGTGCACAGGTTAAAAAGGTTTATGAATACTTAAACGTGCCTAAACCCAGTGTATACCAGAGTTTGAAGGGTTTGATGGATAAAGGCCTTGTAATGATGGTTAGTTCCAAGCCAGCTATTTATCGTGCTGTTCCTCCAAAGATTGCACTTAAACATCTTATAGAAATCCATCAAAACGCTGAAAAAAGTGCTCTCACAGAATTAAAGCAACTTGAGGCAAGTGGATTGGAGACTGAAAGTCCTGACATTATATGGACTCTTTTTGGTAAAAATAATGTGGAGCACAGTATGGAAGAGCTGATTTCCAAGGCGCATGATTCAATGAAGCTTATTTTACCTACAGAATACATGGAATATCTTTCTTTTGTTAGTAACAAGGACTTAAAAATAGAACTCTTGTTTTTTAGGGAAAGTGATTCTACTTTTAACCGTTATGGGTTGAAGAACCTGCAGGTGCATGATGGTTATAAAATGGATATTTCAGATTTTGGTAAGCTTTCTAAATATTTGGATAAACATCCTTTACCCTCAAAACAGTACTCTAAATTTATATTGGTGCTTATTGACGATGAAGAGGTTATGTATGTTCCTTCGTTTCCTGGAAAAACAAATTCAGGTATAAACTCCAAAAATCAATATTTAATTGCTATGGTGAAACTGATATTTGGCGCTGTATGGGAACATACTCCAGAATTTCAGTTAGATATAACTGAATAA
- a CDS encoding DUF5518 domain-containing protein has protein sequence MNLNFKAVIVGAIVALCLAPFLDVLIFSILGGLVVGLWIADSYLDGAINGTISTFITSIIFFPVLLLIYHLSMFYLQPLETTLLWIICILLGGLGAIIGVSIRKLIITMQKWRLKSKLKDNGYLLCTKCGEHYELKDDETPKEYAKCECGGKFEYKKPVKSDKKSEDLDNSSIRIRIIAILSGTIILFLFSLFFNGEVHFSIILAGFITSFIAGGRYKDGIFNCAVASLIGGILILISSSYLGYSVGYFGYSIDNMTNMAAYAYGFIQDGIACVIGGIIGIYIKNRRRDKGVLKGIFVCEKCKSYYELPPGETPENYDLTCECGSRMIPAKKTSLIVLVIGYIFAISGGFIGLFIGWYLYTRDNPNAKFHGRNIIIISAISIIIGIFLFFLYLNYK, from the coding sequence ATGAACTTAAATTTTAAGGCAGTTATTGTAGGGGCCATTGTTGCTTTATGTTTAGCACCATTTTTAGATGTTTTAATCTTCAGTATCCTCGGTGGATTGGTGGTAGGTCTTTGGATTGCTGATAGTTATCTTGACGGTGCAATAAATGGAACAATATCAACGTTTATTACTTCCATAATATTTTTTCCAGTTCTACTTTTAATCTATCATCTCTCCATGTTTTATCTACAACCACTTGAAACAACTCTGTTATGGATTATATGCATATTATTAGGAGGATTAGGAGCTATTATTGGAGTATCTATCCGAAAACTGATAATTACAATGCAAAAATGGAGATTAAAATCCAAATTGAAAGATAATGGTTATTTACTCTGTACTAAATGTGGAGAGCATTATGAGCTTAAAGATGATGAGACTCCAAAAGAATATGCAAAGTGTGAATGTGGAGGTAAATTCGAATATAAAAAACCAGTTAAATCAGATAAGAAATCTGAAGATTTGGATAATTCCAGTATCAGGATAAGGATTATTGCTATTTTATCAGGCACAATAATCCTCTTTTTATTTAGTTTGTTTTTTAATGGTGAAGTTCATTTTTCTATTATTCTAGCCGGTTTTATTACAAGTTTTATAGCTGGGGGAAGATACAAAGATGGTATTTTTAATTGCGCAGTCGCCAGTTTAATAGGAGGAATATTAATTTTGATTTCCAGTAGTTATTTGGGATATTCAGTAGGTTACTTTGGATATTCCATAGATAACATGACTAACATGGCAGCTTATGCATATGGTTTCATTCAAGATGGAATTGCATGTGTTATTGGAGGCATAATTGGAATATACATTAAAAATAGAAGAAGAGATAAAGGGGTTTTAAAAGGGATATTCGTCTGTGAAAAGTGTAAAAGCTACTATGAACTTCCCCCCGGAGAAACCCCAGAAAACTATGACCTCACATGTGAATGTGGGAGTCGGATGATTCCTGCCAAGAAGACCTCTCTAATAGTGCTGGTTATAGGTTATATATTCGCCATTTCAGGTGGCTTCATTGGTCTATTCATTGGTTGGTATCTTTATACAAGGGATAATCCTAATGCAAAATTCCATGGCCGAAACATAATTATCATATCCGCCATATCAATAATAATTGGAATATTCTTGTTTTTTTTATATCTTAATTATAAATAA
- a CDS encoding zinc ribbon domain-containing protein, with protein MNKYNFCPECGKKNVENAKFCMECGVSLETSGSMIKGLENQDTKETESKADKFKDNPEKRVSLNLTPAESLVILDHKQYHGFGVIPKELFKVTLIDLIFKNVFKLNVQEVEKKGIFGKKIVKETYLEEGKNFNMPLKPHEEVFRKYLPHKADSKRLRKLQQRVGRAHKNNYAKKKLLEPLSLEGFFNVEKKFSGRKYSLSDKGIETRQMILDLKEEGRDLDDWIETDPQRAKAYLMMGGSNVFLTDDYYFEWFKNNSKKIAALFIGVAVVGVAYRFSNIRWYSAFTRHSHDGIDFDDFDDFDSFDDSFNDIFSDYDVFDTFDSMDFSDFDSGFDSGDGGGDFGGGGE; from the coding sequence TTGAATAAATACAATTTTTGTCCAGAATGCGGTAAAAAGAATGTGGAGAATGCAAAATTTTGCATGGAATGTGGTGTGAGTTTAGAAACGTCTGGATCAATGATAAAGGGTTTAGAAAATCAAGATACAAAAGAAACGGAATCAAAAGCTGATAAATTTAAAGATAATCCTGAAAAAAGAGTTTCATTGAATTTAACTCCTGCTGAATCACTTGTGATTTTGGATCATAAACAATACCATGGTTTTGGAGTTATACCAAAAGAACTGTTTAAAGTAACATTAATAGACCTTATTTTTAAAAATGTTTTTAAATTAAATGTCCAGGAAGTTGAAAAGAAAGGCATATTTGGCAAAAAAATAGTAAAGGAGACTTATCTGGAGGAGGGGAAAAATTTCAACATGCCTCTTAAACCTCATGAAGAGGTATTTCGAAAATACTTACCACATAAGGCTGATAGTAAGAGACTTCGCAAACTTCAGCAGCGTGTTGGTAGGGCGCATAAGAACAATTATGCCAAGAAAAAACTGCTCGAACCACTGTCTTTAGAGGGTTTCTTTAATGTGGAAAAGAAGTTTTCAGGAAGAAAGTATTCATTAAGTGATAAAGGAATAGAAACACGACAAATGATCTTAGATTTAAAAGAAGAAGGAAGAGATCTGGATGATTGGATAGAAACAGATCCACAAAGAGCTAAAGCATATCTCATGATGGGAGGATCAAACGTATTCCTAACAGATGATTATTACTTCGAATGGTTTAAGAATAACTCTAAAAAAATAGCTGCATTATTTATTGGCGTAGCAGTTGTTGGTGTAGCCTACAGATTCAGTAATATTCGCTGGTACAGCGCATTTACAAGACATTCACATGACGGTATTGACTTCGACGATTTTGACGACTTCGATAGCTTTGATGACAGCTTTAATGATATATTTTCAGATTATGACGTTTTCGATACCTTTGATTCCATGGATTTCAGTGATTTTGATTCTGGATTTGACAGCGGAGATGGTGGAGGCGATTTCGGTGGAGGCGGGGAGTAG
- a CDS encoding YhgE/Pip domain-containing protein, giving the protein MIKNAFEIFKNDIKAVKNNSVVIFALLVLISIHALYTCLTIQSTWDPYSQTSNIKIAVVNEDSGYDLNGTHYNVGDLLIEELKNNTNFNWQFVNKEEALNGVKNGKYYAALIIPGNFSQDLLSISTPNPHQAQIEYVTNDKLSPITPRMTEAGADAIQVKINSIIIKTIDGLIFGKIKDLGTLAKENKAQFIKTKAFVNTLNGKLNDIDAKIAEANSMMSTVNNIWPKISASLPQIQSYSNDIRQSYDSLYVQIKADPNNALITVQGMESKVQQAIVSLEYQHAVLTSLYDSTGDPKLLPIIKKIENNIYQANKVLTLLKEIEADINNNENPMAKLTQLKTLIDEMDNSINLLAANKGTINQKISEASAGLGLVNSKWPLIRKTIPMAADKLNSINEEDIDKLSTFSNLDLDAVNNYFQSPVEIQKEHIYPIDKYGSALAPFYMAISLWIGGIMAIALLSMRVKSKKNYKSRTVYMGRMGLFLIISASQALLVALGVLLLDIQVSSTLLIILTALFIGLCFMIIVYSLTSAFGNAGKLLSVILLVVQITASGGTFPVELLSPAFQAIHPYLPLTYAIAALREVVAGVLWSNYLYCMGILGLFPILTFILTLLIKGKIDERANWTEEKLKESGLFN; this is encoded by the coding sequence ATGATAAAAAACGCTTTTGAAATCTTTAAAAATGATATTAAAGCAGTTAAAAATAATTCTGTAGTTATATTTGCTCTGTTAGTACTCATTTCTATACATGCACTTTATACATGCCTCACTATCCAGTCAACATGGGATCCCTACAGTCAAACTTCAAATATTAAAATAGCTGTGGTTAATGAGGATTCAGGCTACGATTTAAATGGAACACACTACAATGTGGGAGATTTGCTGATTGAAGAGCTTAAAAATAACACGAATTTCAACTGGCAGTTTGTAAATAAAGAAGAAGCATTAAATGGGGTTAAAAACGGAAAATATTATGCTGCATTAATAATTCCTGGCAATTTTAGCCAGGATTTACTTTCAATTAGCACTCCAAATCCTCATCAAGCACAAATAGAATACGTAACCAATGATAAATTAAGTCCAATTACGCCCAGGATGACTGAAGCTGGAGCGGATGCAATACAGGTAAAAATCAACAGTATAATAATTAAAACCATTGATGGACTTATATTCGGTAAAATTAAGGATTTAGGAACATTAGCTAAAGAAAATAAAGCCCAATTTATAAAAACAAAAGCATTTGTAAACACATTAAATGGAAAGTTAAATGATATAGACGCAAAAATAGCAGAAGCAAATTCAATGATGAGCACTGTAAACAATATTTGGCCAAAAATCAGCGCATCATTACCCCAAATACAGAGTTATTCTAATGATATCAGACAATCTTATGATTCATTATACGTTCAGATTAAAGCTGACCCAAATAATGCTTTAATTACAGTTCAAGGCATGGAATCTAAAGTTCAACAGGCAATAGTTTCCTTAGAATATCAACATGCAGTTTTAACCAGTTTATATGACTCAACAGGAGATCCGAAGTTACTTCCTATCATTAAAAAAATTGAAAATAATATTTACCAGGCGAATAAAGTCCTTACACTTCTAAAAGAAATAGAAGCAGATATAAATAACAATGAAAATCCAATGGCGAAATTAACTCAGTTAAAAACTTTAATTGATGAAATGGATAATTCTATTAATCTTTTGGCAGCTAATAAAGGAACAATAAATCAGAAAATTAGTGAAGCATCTGCAGGATTAGGTTTAGTTAATTCAAAATGGCCACTAATTAGAAAAACTATTCCAATGGCTGCAGACAAACTTAACTCAATAAATGAGGAAGATATAGATAAATTAAGTACATTTTCTAATCTGGATTTAGATGCTGTTAATAATTACTTCCAAAGCCCTGTTGAAATACAAAAAGAACACATTTATCCTATAGATAAATATGGTTCTGCTCTTGCTCCATTTTATATGGCCATATCCTTATGGATAGGTGGAATTATGGCAATAGCATTGCTTTCAATGCGTGTAAAATCGAAGAAAAACTATAAAAGCAGAACAGTTTATATGGGTAGAATGGGACTATTTTTAATAATTAGTGCGTCACAGGCATTATTGGTTGCATTAGGAGTTTTATTACTGGATATTCAGGTTTCATCTACATTATTAATTATATTAACCGCTCTATTTATTGGGCTGTGCTTTATGATAATTGTATACTCTTTAACCTCTGCCTTTGGAAATGCAGGGAAACTTCTCTCAGTTATATTGCTTGTTGTACAAATTACAGCGTCAGGAGGAACTTTCCCTGTAGAATTATTGTCTCCAGCTTTCCAGGCTATACACCCGTATTTGCCATTGACATATGCTATTGCAGCGCTTCGTGAAGTGGTTGCAGGGGTTTTATGGAGTAATTATTTGTACTGTATGGGAATCTTAGGACTATTTCCTATTTTAACCTTTATTTTAACATTATTAATTAAAGGAAAGATTGACGAACGTGCAAATTGGACAGAGGAAAAATTGAAGGAAAGCGGGTTGTTTAATTAA
- a CDS encoding LysE family translocator has product MIELLIAGITLGLYAGFSPGPLLVLVISQTLKHGCKEGVKVAFAPIITDLPIIVVTVLFLSLISSYTSILGVISILGGVYLGYMAYESFKTRGLTENIDVEKPKSFQKGATVNFLNPSPYLFWITIGGPIIINAYSASALSPFLFIIGFYALLVSSKIALAYATSKSRDFLTGKTYIYTMRTLGVVLLIFALYFLNQGVHLLIK; this is encoded by the coding sequence ATGATCGAACTACTAATCGCAGGAATTACCCTCGGCCTATACGCCGGCTTCTCACCAGGCCCCCTCCTCGTCCTCGTAATCTCCCAAACACTAAAACACGGCTGCAAAGAAGGAGTAAAAGTTGCCTTCGCCCCTATAATCACTGATTTGCCCATCATAGTAGTAACTGTACTATTTCTATCATTGATCTCCAGTTACACTTCAATTTTAGGAGTTATTTCAATTTTAGGTGGCGTATATCTGGGATATATGGCCTACGAGAGCTTTAAAACAAGAGGTTTAACTGAAAATATTGACGTTGAAAAACCAAAATCATTCCAGAAAGGTGCAACTGTTAATTTCTTGAATCCTTCCCCCTATTTATTCTGGATAACCATCGGCGGCCCCATAATAATTAATGCTTACAGTGCAAGTGCTTTATCTCCATTTTTGTTTATAATTGGTTTTTATGCTCTTTTAGTGAGTTCAAAAATAGCTCTGGCCTATGCAACAAGCAAATCACGGGATTTTTTAACTGGAAAAACTTACATTTATACCATGCGAACTCTTGGGGTGGTGCTTTTGATATTTGCGCTTTATTTCCTTAATCAAGGTGTGCACTTGTTAATAAAGTAA
- a CDS encoding winged helix-turn-helix transcriptional regulator, whose amino-acid sequence MDTKKMAKVFKALSNPNRLELYLQIVKKQEACYDANCDCLISDIAKSLNIGAPTISHHLKELSNAELIFTERKGKYLVARVNEKMVNEVNELLKLHHGEL is encoded by the coding sequence ATGGATACCAAAAAAATGGCCAAGGTTTTTAAAGCCCTATCAAACCCCAACAGGTTAGAATTATACCTACAAATCGTTAAAAAGCAAGAAGCTTGTTACGATGCAAACTGCGATTGCTTAATAAGTGATATCGCTAAATCATTGAATATTGGTGCGCCGACTATTTCTCACCACCTTAAAGAATTATCCAACGCTGAATTAATCTTTACTGAAAGAAAAGGAAAATATTTAGTGGCAAGAGTTAATGAAAAAATGGTTAATGAAGTAAATGAACTTTTAAAGCTGCATCACGGCGAATTATAA